In a single window of the Gossypium hirsutum isolate 1008001.06 chromosome D02, Gossypium_hirsutum_v2.1, whole genome shotgun sequence genome:
- the LOC107909946 gene encoding putative disease resistance protein RGA4 → MAEAGLFNIADGILGKIGNLALQEIGLVWGVKEQLEKLKNTVSAIKAVLLDAEDQHAKSHEVRDWLGKLKDAVYDADDLLDDFSTHFLKRQQGKRGKQVSFLFSKVSQVAYNLKISHQIEAIREKLDAIAADKIKYHFTDRSPISIPLVKVERKQTHSFVRKEDVVGRQGDKDAIMKRLLESNGVDNVSVIPIVGIGGQGKTTLAQLAYNDERTVKHFKLRMWVCVSDVFDVKMIVGKILESATGSRYESLEMDSLKTHLRKRIDGRKYLLVLDDMWNDSRKRWLNLADLLMNGARGSKIIVTTRAQLVASITGTSQPYLLKGLPEDMSWSLFEKVAFKESKEPNDSRLVAIGKDIVKKCAGNPLVIRTIGGVLYTKDTETEWLSLKKRQLSTVTRNEDDILSVLMLSYEQLPSYLKQCFVYCSLFLKDYEINKQMLISLWIAEGFVQPLQGIQCLEELGDQYFMDLLRRSFFQDVEYDEWGNVISCKLHDLMHDLAQLIAGSDCSMVDLDCENISERTRHVSLSAKLDSSWKIPTTLLNANKIRTFLLPIQPIHRVVLDKVDHEAIISSFRLMRVLDLHNTGLHILPRIIGKLKHLRYLDLSKNEVIRKLPSSITELLNLQTLKIYSCKRLEQLPRKLSNMISLKHLETGQCTGLTLMPSGIGQLTSLQTLTRFVVGTSSFEMASGGLRELKDLNELRGELMIAKLENLRNVAAECKEANLKEKQHLEVLTLDWSREGNSHVTFEEDEALLEGLQPHSNLQEFHIYGYRAERFPKWMSLDMALLLPNLLEITIWNCLKCIHLPLFSQLPKLKVLRLEEITAIEYIEDSNAESSSSLSFKGNPMNRGREGKEFFPCLEELVFFDLRNLKGWWREAPLVTNDNHGAAASSQRPLQKKESMPSFPCLSKLKIGICTNLSHMPLHPFLEELELKNTPARLLQQSAMVAAGANLVYPLYLSKLKVMHIDGIIDLVSFPEKGLHHLISLQHLSIENCPDLICLTEEGLKSLTSLRFFNIRCCEMLKSLFKGFKHLTALEELEIKECRELDLSKDLEENVMELQCLRTLRIRDMPKLSSLPDGLQQVTTLKDLQISSCLNLKTLPEWIGNLTSLQRFEVLDCPQLASFPQTLYSLKALEYLEITSCSKLFDKGQIKKCKNWSMIAHIPEIFIDGEKM, encoded by the coding sequence ATGGCAGAAGCAGGTTTGTTCAACATAGCTGATGGGATCCTGGGAAAGATAGGCAACCTTGCCCTCCAGGAAATCGGATTGGTGTGGGGTGTCAAAGAACAACTTGAGAAACTGAAAAACACAGTTTCCGCCATTAAAGCTGTACTTTTGGATGCAGAGGATCAGCATGCCAAGAGCCATGAGGTTAGGGATTGGCTTGGAAAGCTTAAAGATGCAGTTTATGATGCAGATGACCTGTTGGATGATTTTTCAACTCATTTTCTGAAACGTCAACAGGGGAAAAGGGGAAAACAGGTAAGCTTTCTATTCTCAAAAGTTAGTCAAGTAGCTTACAATCTTAAAATAAGTCATCAAATCGAGGCCATTAGGGAGAAATTAGATGCAATAGCTGCTGATAAAATTAAATACCACTTTACGGACCGATCCCCTATAAGCATACCACTTGTAAAGGTTGAGAGGAAGCAGACACATTCGTTTGTCCGAAAGGAAGATGTAGTTGGGAGACAAGGTGACAAAGATGCCATCATGAAAAGGTTGTTGGAGAGTAATGGCGTTGACAATGTTTCAgtgataccaattgttgggaTAGGGGGACAAGGCAAGACCACTCTAGCTCAACTAGCGTACAATGATGAGAGAACAGTGAAGCATTTTAAGTTGAGGATGTGGGTGTGTGTTTCCGATGTTTTTGATGTGAAAATGATAGTTGGGAAGATTTTGGAGTCTGCTACTGGTTCCAGGTATGAAAGTCTTGAGATGGATTCCTTGAAAACTCACCTTCGTAAAAGGATCGATGGCCGGAAATACTTACTTGTGTTAGACGATATGTGGAATGATAGTCGGAAGAGGTGGCTGAATTTGGCAGATTTATTGATGAATGGTGCAAGGGGGAGTAAGATAATTGTCACTACACGTGCTCAACTGGTTGCTTCCATTACAGGCACAAGCCAGCCTTACCTGTTGAAAGGCCTTCCAGAAGACATGTCTTGGTCCTTGTTCGAAAAAGTGGCATTTAAAGAAAGCAAAGAGCCAAATGATTCAAGATTAGTAGCAATTGGGAAGGACATTGTCAAAAAATGTGCCGGTAATCCCCTTGTGATAAGGACCATAGGTGGCGTTCTATATACCAAAGATACTGAAACCGAGTGGCTCTCTTTAAAAAAGAGGCAATTGTCAACGGTAACTCGAAATGAAGATGATATATTATCCGTACTGATGTTAAGCTATGAACAACTGCCATCCTATTTAAAACAGTGCTTTGTTTACTGTTCATTGTTTCTTAAGGACTATGAGATAAACAAGCAAATGCTTATTTCACTTTGGATTGCAGAAGGGTTTGTACAACCATTGCAGGGAATTCAATGCCTCGAGGAATTGGGGGACCAGTATTTCATGGATCTACTCAGGCGGTCCTTTTTTCAAGATGTGGAATATGATGAATGGGGCAATGTAATAAGTTGCAAACTGCATGACCTCATGCATGACCTTGCTCAATTAATTGCAGGGAGTGACTGCTCCATGGTAGATCTGGATTGTGAAAACATATCTGAAAGAACTCGTCATGTGTCGTTGAGTGCCAAATTAGATTCATCCTGGAAAATCCCAACCACTTTGCTCAACGCAAACAAAATACGGACATTTCTTCTTCCGATTCAACCTATTCATCGTGTAGTTTTGGACAAGGTTGATCATGAAGCAATCATTTCAAGTTTTAGGCTTATGCGTGTATTGGATCTACACAATACTGGGCTTCACATCCTGCCGAGGATCATCGGTAAGTTGAAACATTTGAGGTATCTTGATCTCTCCAAGAATGAAGTCATCAGAAAACTCCCAAGTTCCATTACTGAGTTGCTTAATTTGCAGACACTAAAAATCTATTCTTGTAAGAGATTAGAACAGCTTCCGAGAAAATTAAGTAACATGATTAGTCTTAAGCATCTTGAGACTGGTCAATGTACTGGTTTGACACTTATGCCATCTGGGATTGGGCAGCTAACTTCGCTTCAAACATTAACACGATTTGTAGTAGGCACGAGTTCCTTCGAAATGGCCAGTGGAGGTCTAAGGGAACTAAAAGACCTAAATGAGCTGAGGGGAGAACTAATGATAGCAAAGCTGGAAAATTTGAGAAATGTTGCAGCAGAATGCAAGGAAGCAAACTTGAAGGAGAAACAACACCTTGAGGTGTTGACTTTAGATTGGAGCCGAGAAGGTAATAGTCATGTaacttttgaagaagatgaagcaTTGTTGGAAGGCCTGCAGCCACATTCAAATCTTCAAGAGTTTCACATTTATGGATATAGAGCTGAAAGGTTCCCAAAGTGGATGAGCTTGGACATGGCTTTGCTACTCCCAAACTTACTTGAAATCACCATATGGAATTGTTTAAAATGCATACATCTCCCGTTGTTCAGTCAGCTTCCCAAGCTTAAGGTGCTTAGGCTTGAAGAGATAACTGCTATCGAATACATTGAAGATAGCAATGCCGAATCTTCTTCATCTTTATCATTCAAGGGAAATCCAATGAATAGAGGAAGAGAAGGTAAAGAATTCTTCCCTTGCCTAGAAGAATTAGTGTTTTTTGACTTGCGAAATCTGAAGGGATGGTGGAGGGAAGCCCCTCTTGTTACCAATGATAATCATGGCGCAGCAGCATCATCACAAAGGCCATTGCAGAAGAAGGAATCAATGCCCTCATTCCCTTGTCTTTCGAAATTAAAAATTGGGATTTGCACCAACCTGTCACATATGCCATTGCATCCATTTTTGGAAGAACTGGAGCTAAAGAATACGCCTGCAAGGCTTTTGCAACAGTCAGCAATGGTAGCAGCAGGAGCAAATTTGGTGTATCCATTGTATCTTTCCAAGCTAAAGGTTATGCATATTGATGGTATCATCGATTTGGTGTCATTTCCAGAGAAAGGGCTTCATCATCTTATATCTCTTCAACATCTATCAATAGAAAATTGTCCTGATCTAATATGCCTAACTGAGGAAGGCCTGAAGAGTTTAACTTCACTCCGATTTTTCAATATTCGATGTTGTGAAATGCTCAAGTCACTTTTCAAAGGGTTTAAACATCTAACAGCCCTTGAAGAGCTTGAAATCAAAGAATGCAGAGAGCTGGATCTGTCAAAAGATTTGGAAGAGAATGTCATGGAACTGCAATGCCTCCGCACCTTGAGAATCAGGGATATGCCGAAACTAAGTTCTCTGCCTGATGGTCTTCAACAGGTCACCACACTGAAAGATTTGCAGATTTCGAGCTGTTTGAATCTGAAGACGTTACCGGAATGGATTGGAAATCTGACCTCACTTCAAAGATTTGAAGTCTTGGACTGTCCTCAGTTAGCATCTTTCCCACAAACACTGTACTCTCTCAAAGCATTAGAGTACCTTGAAATTACAAGCTGTTCAAAGTTATTCGACAAAGGCCAAATTAAGAAATGCAAAAATTGGTCAATGATTGCTCACATCCCCGAGATTTTCATCGATGGAGAGAAAATGTGA